One genomic region from Homalodisca vitripennis isolate AUS2020 chromosome 6, UT_GWSS_2.1, whole genome shotgun sequence encodes:
- the LOC124365586 gene encoding gustatory receptor for sugar taste 43a-like codes for MYFAQLAIFLHFTHVSKIVATRFSIITLRVKQEVVRSKQVQPMNIHHPSNVNVTQSDRGLSSTREVESLMSAYWLLCDAVHQANVFYGDQLLVLFFSTFVHITTSLYYLPFIAISGDIFTATGIGAWTIAHIAYLALLIRPSTLLAELADETASMICKLINTNLNPTLVKSLEEFLLQLGKHKPRLSALGFVDVHNSTLTKMAAAVITYLVVLIQFELQVFPLEPFYHSNHTLQEL; via the coding sequence ATGTATTTTGCTCAACTAGCAATTTTCCTCCACTTCACCCACGTCTCCAAAATTGTTGCCACAAGGTTTAGTATTATCACTCTCAGGGTGAAACAGGAAGTGGTAAGAAGCAAGCAGGTACAGCCAATGAACATCCATCATCCCTCGAACGTCAATGTTACTCAGAGTGACAGAGGTCTTTCCTCCACCCGCGAGGTCGAGTCCCTCATGAGCGCCTACTGGTTGCTGTGTGACGCTGTACACCAGGCCAACGTCTTCTACGGAGATCAACTTTTAGTCCTCTTCTTTAGCACATTTGTCCACATCACGACCAGTCTCTACTATTTACCCTTCATTGCAATTTCCGGAGACATATTCACCGCCACTGGCATCGGAGCTTGGACTATCGCCCACATTGCTTATCTGGCTCTGCTGATCCGTCCCAGCACCCTGTTGGCTGAACTGGCCGACGAGACAGCATCGATGATCTGCAAGTTGATCAACACAAATTTGAATCCAACTCTGGTGAAATCTCTTGAAGAGTTTTTGCTTCAGTTAGGCAAACACAAACCAAGATTATCTGCGCTTGGATTTGTTGATGTTCACAACTCTACCCTAACAAAGATGGCAGCTGCAGTGATTACCTATCTAGTTGTCCTGATCCAGTTTGAATTGCAAGTATTTCCATTGGAACCATTTTATCACAGTAACCATACGTTACaagaattgtaa